One genomic window of Haloarchaeobius salinus includes the following:
- a CDS encoding ABC transporter permease subunit has product MLETTRYEASRRLRGTVILTIGVSLYVAFIVWYFSLVDASAYAQIAESVPPAMREAFGIQTIGTIEGWLGGQIYTFVWLVGLGIYFAYSAAGKIASDIENDRMDLLLSFPVSRSQLLLEKFASMVLPLVLLNVVVGGVTYGLVLAIGETIDPMHLVLAHLLSIPYLLVCAAIGTVLSVLVNRAAVAERAAIGLMFVLWLVESAVGAAEEFSWIQYISPTHYYSPTPVLIDGTYEVMDSGVLLAGFLGLLIVSQVLFQRRDI; this is encoded by the coding sequence ATGCTTGAAACCACGCGATATGAGGCGAGCCGCCGTCTTCGAGGAACTGTGATTCTGACGATCGGGGTGAGCCTCTACGTGGCCTTTATCGTCTGGTATTTTTCCCTCGTTGATGCATCCGCCTACGCGCAAATCGCAGAGTCAGTGCCGCCTGCGATGAGGGAAGCGTTCGGCATTCAAACGATTGGAACGATCGAAGGGTGGCTCGGGGGACAGATTTACACGTTCGTCTGGTTGGTGGGGCTCGGGATCTACTTTGCATACTCAGCAGCGGGGAAGATTGCAAGCGATATCGAGAATGACCGAATGGATCTGTTGCTCTCATTTCCGGTTTCTCGGAGCCAGTTACTTCTCGAAAAATTCGCATCGATGGTGCTTCCACTTGTCCTGCTGAACGTAGTTGTGGGCGGAGTCACGTACGGTCTCGTACTGGCGATTGGCGAAACGATTGATCCGATGCATCTCGTGTTGGCGCATCTCCTCTCGATTCCGTATCTCCTTGTCTGCGCTGCGATTGGAACAGTTCTCTCGGTACTCGTGAATCGGGCGGCGGTTGCAGAGCGAGCTGCCATCGGGCTGATGTTCGTTCTCTGGCTGGTTGAATCCGCAGTTGGCGCGGCGGAGGAGTTCTCGTGGATTCAATACATTAGCCCAACCCATTACTACTCCCCAACACCGGTTCTCATTGATGGTACGTACGAGGTAATGGACTCTGGAGTTCTCCTTGCTGGATTTTTGGGACTGCTCATCGTGAGCCAAGTACTGTTCCAGCGGCGAGATATATAG
- a CDS encoding ABC transporter ATP-binding protein: MGAIELDGLTKDYGDVLANDDVSFSVETGEIFGYLGPNGAGKTTTIRTLLGLLEPTSGTATVLGADVHDEDALIDAKQRIGYLPAHLGFNEEVTGADVLDYHASVKGGDRRDELLEIFTPPVERPIREYSSGNKRMLGIIQAFMHDPELVIMDEPTSGLDPLKQEEFNEFARNECKRGKTLFFSSHVLSEVRRICDRVGILRDGKLVGLEDVETLMEQGGKRVRLRTTDKARTALTALDGVSDVQTFADGIQFIYTGEYNTLLRKLATHDVREIDISEPPLEDVFMHYYGADGAGESNQEVQSDA; encoded by the coding sequence ATGGGAGCAATCGAACTTGACGGGCTAACCAAGGATTATGGAGACGTTCTCGCTAACGACGATGTCTCGTTTTCCGTCGAAACTGGCGAGATCTTCGGATATCTTGGCCCGAACGGTGCAGGGAAGACGACGACGATTCGAACATTACTGGGATTACTCGAACCGACATCTGGTACAGCAACTGTTCTCGGTGCAGATGTTCACGATGAGGACGCACTTATTGACGCCAAGCAGCGAATCGGGTATTTGCCGGCGCATCTCGGATTCAACGAGGAAGTGACGGGCGCAGACGTCTTGGACTATCACGCGTCCGTCAAGGGTGGTGACCGGCGAGACGAACTCCTCGAAATATTCACACCCCCGGTGGAACGTCCCATCCGCGAATATTCGTCCGGGAATAAACGCATGCTCGGCATCATCCAGGCCTTCATGCACGACCCTGAACTCGTAATAATGGACGAACCGACATCCGGTCTCGACCCGCTTAAGCAAGAGGAGTTCAACGAGTTCGCCAGGAACGAATGCAAGCGAGGAAAGACGCTCTTCTTCTCGTCTCACGTGCTGAGCGAGGTCCGCCGCATCTGTGATCGGGTCGGGATACTCCGCGACGGGAAACTCGTCGGATTAGAGGATGTCGAGACGTTGATGGAACAAGGTGGGAAGCGTGTCCGGCTTCGAACGACTGACAAGGCCAGAACTGCACTCACAGCACTCGATGGGGTCAGTGATGTACAGACGTTCGCTGACGGAATCCAATTCATTTACACTGGCGAGTACAACACGCTCCTCCGCAAACTTGCGACACATGACGTGCGTGAAATCGACATCAGTGAACCACCGCTCGAAGACGTCTTCATGCACTACTACGGGGCAGACGGAGCAGGAGAATCCAACCAGGAGGTACAATCGGATGCTTGA
- a CDS encoding SdpI family protein, translated as MKTIHRFGVAVGLVVLSGIVSLFAAPSLPADLVTHWNAAGEPDGTMSKQFALWLFPAMTAGLFAVFAVIPRIGPLRENIAEFRAYYDWFVVIFTGYLVLIHTGIVAFNLGYEFDFTALILVGAAGLFYYVGIFLPHAEPNWFAGIRTPWTLSSDEVWDRTHALGSWLFKLTAVFTLVGLFFGDLAIYFLLVPLLLTAGVTAVYSYYLYEQIERESDSASGSNL; from the coding sequence ATGAAGACAATTCACCGGTTCGGGGTGGCGGTTGGACTCGTGGTACTCTCGGGTATCGTGAGCCTGTTCGCAGCTCCGTCGCTCCCCGCCGACCTTGTCACGCACTGGAACGCCGCCGGAGAACCGGATGGCACCATGTCGAAGCAATTCGCACTCTGGCTGTTTCCCGCGATGACCGCAGGGCTGTTCGCTGTGTTCGCCGTGATTCCTCGGATCGGTCCACTCCGTGAGAACATCGCGGAGTTCCGGGCCTACTACGACTGGTTCGTCGTCATCTTCACTGGATATCTGGTCCTCATCCACACCGGGATCGTCGCATTCAACCTCGGCTACGAGTTCGACTTCACGGCCCTCATCTTGGTCGGCGCGGCTGGTCTGTTCTACTACGTCGGCATCTTCCTCCCACACGCCGAGCCGAACTGGTTCGCCGGTATCCGGACACCGTGGACGCTCAGCAGCGACGAGGTCTGGGATCGGACCCATGCCCTCGGTAGTTGGCTGTTCAAACTCACCGCCGTCTTCACACTGGTCGGGCTCTTCTTCGGCGACCTAGCGATTTATTTCCTTCTCGTCCCGCTGCTCCTGACGGCCGGAGTTACTGCCGTGTACTCGTACTACTTGTACGAGCAAATCGAACGGGAATCGGATTCGGCCTCGGGGTCGAATCTGTAA
- a CDS encoding translation initiation factor eIF-1A, giving the protein MSEHEERRNLRMPNDDELFATVTEHLGGNHVRVHCQDGETRLGRIPGRMKYRNWIEVDDVVLVEPWSWQDEKANIEWRYTSQDADQLRREGHIQ; this is encoded by the coding sequence GTGAGTGAACACGAAGAGCGGCGAAACCTGCGGATGCCCAACGACGACGAGCTGTTCGCGACAGTGACCGAGCACCTCGGTGGCAACCACGTGCGCGTCCACTGCCAGGACGGCGAGACACGACTCGGCCGCATTCCCGGCCGAATGAAGTACCGGAACTGGATCGAAGTGGACGACGTCGTCCTCGTCGAGCCGTGGTCCTGGCAGGACGAGAAGGCCAACATCGAGTGGCGCTACACCAGCCAGGACGCAGACCAGCTCCGCCGCGAAGGGCACATCCAGTAG
- a CDS encoding nicotinate-nucleotide--dimethylbenzimidazole phosphoribosyltransferase, with protein MRLVVVAGSTRTAAIDGISAAGADADALRHTPSADLEILHYGEPTRSPVVPVSPTGCPTPAVVTRAVREHVGFDVTAVDAGLARPTGAPTVPLGSEPGDDIRTAEPVPDADALFDRARAFAAGLHDDELAIAETIPGGTTTALGVLTALGERPAVSSSLPENPMARKRRVVEEALSASDLQAGDAAGEPVRAVRHVGDPVLAVVAGLVTGATETGTTVRLAGGTQLAAAAALARHAGVDAPLSLETTSFVADDDSAALSDLADDLDLTLRATDPEFDERDHPATNAYVAGEAKEGVGMGGALAIAAREGVSMATVRETVTGLVDELLAARAAVEPSP; from the coding sequence GTGAGGCTCGTCGTCGTCGCAGGCTCGACGCGGACGGCGGCCATCGACGGTATCAGCGCCGCCGGGGCCGACGCGGACGCCCTCCGTCACACACCGAGCGCCGACCTGGAGATCCTGCACTACGGCGAGCCGACCCGGTCGCCGGTCGTCCCCGTCAGCCCGACGGGCTGTCCGACGCCCGCGGTCGTCACCCGTGCCGTCCGCGAGCACGTCGGCTTCGACGTGACCGCCGTGGACGCCGGGCTGGCACGGCCGACGGGCGCACCGACCGTCCCCCTCGGGAGCGAGCCCGGCGACGACATCCGGACCGCCGAGCCCGTCCCGGACGCCGATGCGCTGTTCGACCGGGCTCGTGCCTTCGCCGCGGGACTGCACGACGACGAACTCGCCATCGCGGAGACCATCCCCGGCGGGACGACGACCGCACTGGGCGTGCTGACCGCGCTGGGCGAGCGACCGGCCGTCTCCTCCTCGCTTCCGGAGAACCCGATGGCCCGCAAGCGCCGCGTCGTCGAGGAGGCGCTCTCGGCGAGCGACCTCCAGGCCGGCGACGCCGCCGGTGAACCCGTCCGGGCGGTGCGACACGTCGGCGACCCGGTCCTCGCGGTCGTCGCCGGCCTCGTCACGGGGGCGACAGAGACCGGAACCACGGTCAGACTCGCCGGCGGGACCCAGCTCGCCGCCGCGGCGGCGCTCGCCCGGCACGCCGGCGTCGATGCGCCGCTGTCGCTCGAGACCACGTCGTTCGTCGCCGACGACGACAGCGCGGCCCTCTCCGACCTCGCCGACGACCTCGACCTGACGCTGCGTGCGACCGACCCCGAGTTCGACGAACGGGACCACCCCGCGACGAACGCCTACGTCGCGGGCGAGGCGAAGGAGGGCGTCGGGATGGGCGGCGCACTCGCGATAGCAGCCCGCGAGGGTGTGTCGATGGCGACGGTCCGGGAGACCGTGACCGGACTCGTCGACGAACTGCTCGCGGCCCGAGCCGCCGTGGAGCCATCGCCGTGA
- a CDS encoding NAD(P)/FAD-dependent oxidoreductase encodes MRVAVLGAGYAGVTLTKKLEKRLPEDVELVLVDDTGVHLVQHELHRVVRQPSLADVITIPLTDLVDRAEVRERRVTGVDREDRVVSFADGTTMHYDVAAVCLGAETAFYDLPGVEEHATPLKRLEHAHRIREEFDAVRETEGHVVVGGAGLSGVQVAGELAQVAADDREANAEAEAAEQEEVRISLDEADAEPPTDEAAEPTTEPGDDEFDSAFDDFGEFDDFGEFDTLPEGGVTVTLLEQFDSVAPNFPERFQRAVHDQLVERGVDVRTGATVERATADAVHLADGTTIEYDQFIWTGGIRGPDAMDGERPVVRSTLSLDRTTFAVGDAARMVDDDGEAVPASSQSAIRAARVAATNVDRLVEHLRDGEPGDFDPRLDRFDFESPGWLVSVGDGAVAQVGPTVFDGKAALALKATVGGGYLSSVGAVRNAVDLVNQELGIDPGDD; translated from the coding sequence ATGCGAGTCGCCGTACTCGGTGCCGGATACGCCGGAGTCACACTCACCAAGAAACTCGAGAAGCGGCTCCCGGAGGACGTGGAACTCGTCCTCGTCGACGACACGGGCGTCCACCTCGTCCAGCACGAGCTCCACCGGGTCGTCCGCCAGCCCTCCCTCGCCGACGTCATCACCATCCCGCTGACCGACCTCGTGGACCGTGCCGAGGTGCGCGAGCGTCGCGTGACCGGTGTCGACCGAGAGGACCGCGTCGTCAGCTTCGCCGACGGCACGACGATGCACTACGACGTGGCCGCGGTCTGTCTCGGCGCGGAGACCGCGTTCTACGACCTGCCGGGCGTCGAGGAGCACGCGACGCCACTGAAACGGCTCGAGCACGCCCACCGCATCCGCGAGGAGTTCGACGCCGTGCGCGAGACCGAGGGCCACGTCGTCGTCGGCGGCGCGGGCCTCTCCGGCGTGCAGGTCGCCGGGGAGCTCGCCCAGGTCGCCGCGGACGACCGCGAGGCGAACGCCGAGGCAGAGGCCGCCGAACAGGAGGAGGTCCGCATCTCGCTCGACGAGGCCGACGCCGAGCCACCGACCGACGAGGCCGCCGAGCCGACGACGGAGCCGGGCGACGACGAGTTCGATTCGGCGTTCGACGACTTCGGAGAGTTCGACGACTTCGGCGAGTTCGATACGCTCCCCGAGGGGGGCGTGACCGTGACGCTGCTCGAACAGTTCGACAGCGTCGCGCCGAACTTCCCCGAGCGGTTCCAGCGTGCGGTCCACGACCAGCTGGTCGAGCGCGGCGTCGACGTGCGGACCGGCGCGACCGTCGAGCGCGCGACCGCGGACGCGGTCCACCTCGCGGACGGCACGACCATCGAGTACGACCAGTTCATCTGGACCGGCGGCATCCGGGGGCCGGACGCGATGGACGGCGAGCGCCCCGTCGTCCGGAGCACGCTCTCGCTCGACCGGACGACGTTCGCCGTCGGTGACGCCGCCCGTATGGTCGACGACGACGGCGAGGCGGTGCCCGCGAGTTCCCAGTCGGCGATCCGTGCCGCCCGCGTCGCCGCGACGAACGTCGACCGGCTCGTCGAGCACCTGCGCGACGGCGAGCCCGGCGACTTCGACCCCCGGCTCGACCGGTTCGACTTCGAGTCGCCGGGCTGGCTCGTCTCGGTCGGCGACGGCGCGGTCGCGCAGGTCGGACCGACCGTGTTCGACGGCAAGGCCGCCCTGGCGCTGAAGGCGACCGTCGGCGGCGGCTACCTCTCCTCGGTCGGTGCGGTCCGGAACGCCGTCGACCTCGTGAACCAGGAGCTCGGCATCGACCCGGGCGACGACTGA
- a CDS encoding protein sorting system archaetidylserine synthase (This PssA-like phosphatidyltransferase, along with a PssD-like decarboxylase, is required in Haloarchaea for the archaeosortase ArtA to replace the PGF-CTERM sorting signal with a C-terminal lipid anchor.): MLPRFVGRLGPADAVTTANAALGFVAVVVAFSDVELAARLVLLGAIADGLDGVVARYAGGSQVGPYLDSLADVATFCVAPAVLVYATVDAAWPVSFDPLTAKTVATAVLPALFVAMGVVRLGMYTAYDAGDEYTEGVPTTLAATIIGSTVLCGVHDPTVLLVGTAAFVYLMVSTIRYPDLLARDALLMGVVHALAVLIPYQFGRTFPWALLTLGLAYLVAGPLFYWRGGWVTTKLYGNA, from the coding sequence ATGCTCCCCCGGTTCGTCGGCCGGCTCGGCCCCGCCGACGCGGTGACCACGGCCAACGCCGCACTCGGGTTCGTCGCCGTCGTCGTCGCCTTCAGCGACGTCGAGCTCGCCGCACGGCTCGTGCTGCTCGGGGCCATCGCCGACGGTCTGGACGGCGTCGTCGCGCGCTACGCCGGCGGCTCGCAGGTCGGCCCGTACCTCGACTCTCTGGCCGACGTGGCGACGTTCTGCGTCGCCCCCGCCGTGCTCGTCTACGCGACTGTCGACGCCGCGTGGCCCGTCTCCTTCGACCCGCTCACCGCGAAGACCGTCGCGACGGCGGTCCTCCCGGCGCTGTTCGTCGCGATGGGTGTCGTCAGGCTCGGGATGTACACCGCCTACGACGCGGGCGACGAGTACACCGAGGGCGTGCCGACGACACTCGCCGCGACCATCATCGGGTCGACGGTGCTCTGTGGCGTCCACGACCCGACGGTACTGCTCGTCGGCACCGCCGCGTTCGTCTACCTGATGGTCTCGACCATCCGCTATCCCGACCTGCTCGCCCGCGACGCGCTGCTGATGGGCGTCGTCCACGCGCTCGCCGTGCTCATCCCGTACCAGTTCGGGCGTACGTTCCCGTGGGCGCTGCTCACGCTCGGGCTCGCCTATCTGGTGGCCGGTCCCCTGTTCTACTGGCGCGGCGGGTGGGTCACGACGAAATTGTATGGAAACGCTTAG
- a CDS encoding HEAT repeat domain-containing protein: MSEDEGDAGDESTEEVAVADVESLRERLDAISEALDAAETEADLDEVEADIEALEGDLEAAELPEPEGEDEEPPAEALESDLTDARDDLEEQRGPYGEDVVANVEEAQSTVADTRWTEDGEPDVIDAVNDFLGTDLLDVSASADSVEDAETLLEDAAATVEAMELDADDDADDIASLLEASEELLAGLEDAEEWDDLSQREMLDYHGFYDVLDHRKDYPPEWNAIKIFEREMDAERILVGLELFESDFMERHCLEALENFGPEEALDPMLQRAQRRDKKAISILGKIGSDEPVETLVEYVDADSDKELQKATFRALGEIGSEEATQPIANKLVAEDAMTRSRAARALGLIGDTRAVEPLADVLENDADDTVRSSAAWALNRIGTEAALDAVAEYTDDHSFLVQEEAKKAV; encoded by the coding sequence ATGAGCGAGGACGAGGGCGACGCCGGCGACGAGAGCACCGAGGAGGTCGCTGTCGCGGACGTCGAGTCCCTGCGCGAGCGCCTCGACGCCATCAGCGAGGCCCTGGACGCCGCCGAGACGGAGGCCGACCTCGACGAGGTCGAGGCAGACATCGAGGCGCTCGAGGGCGACCTCGAGGCCGCCGAACTCCCCGAGCCGGAGGGCGAGGACGAGGAGCCGCCGGCCGAGGCGCTCGAGAGCGACCTCACCGACGCGCGAGACGACCTCGAGGAGCAGCGCGGCCCCTACGGCGAGGACGTCGTCGCGAACGTCGAGGAGGCGCAGTCCACGGTCGCCGACACCCGCTGGACCGAGGACGGCGAACCGGACGTCATCGACGCCGTGAACGATTTCCTCGGGACCGACCTGCTCGACGTCAGCGCGAGCGCCGACAGCGTCGAGGACGCCGAGACACTGCTCGAGGATGCCGCCGCGACCGTCGAGGCGATGGAACTCGATGCCGACGACGACGCCGACGACATCGCGAGCCTGCTCGAAGCCAGCGAGGAGCTGCTCGCCGGCCTCGAGGACGCCGAGGAGTGGGACGACCTCTCCCAGCGGGAGATGCTCGACTACCACGGCTTCTACGACGTCCTCGACCACCGCAAGGACTACCCGCCGGAGTGGAACGCCATCAAGATCTTCGAGCGCGAGATGGACGCCGAGCGGATACTCGTCGGCCTCGAACTGTTCGAGTCCGACTTCATGGAGCGCCACTGCCTCGAGGCGCTCGAGAACTTCGGCCCCGAGGAGGCGCTCGACCCGATGCTGCAGCGCGCCCAGCGCCGCGACAAGAAGGCCATCAGCATCTTGGGCAAGATCGGCAGCGACGAGCCGGTCGAGACCCTCGTCGAGTACGTCGACGCAGACTCCGACAAGGAGCTCCAGAAGGCGACCTTCCGCGCGCTCGGCGAGATCGGCAGCGAGGAGGCGACCCAGCCCATCGCGAACAAGCTAGTCGCCGAGGACGCGATGACCCGTTCCCGGGCCGCCCGCGCGCTCGGCCTCATCGGCGACACCCGCGCCGTCGAGCCGCTCGCGGACGTCCTCGAGAACGACGCGGACGACACCGTCCGCTCCAGTGCCGCGTGGGCACTGAACCGCATCGGCACCGAGGCCGCCCTCGACGCCGTCGCCGAGTACACCGACGACCACTCCTTCCTCGTGCAGGAAGAGGCGAAGAAGGCGGTCTGA
- a CDS encoding phospholipase D-like domain-containing protein, with amino-acid sequence MSVVPADALVAIVLLSLAAMAGVVVADADAPTAGDRDALSPPNETTDGPALVAVLPNPVAEGDAGEYVVASFPDPTAIGNWTLGDDDGTAALPNVTVSGRVAFTATPAALPPDANESVDRVVPVDGLPRLANGGERVVLARNGSRVAVLAYADAPEAERWTGDAWVPRGATDFEPGQGGPGEVRAFVTPDTAVPLDAIAAADDRVLLAGYTYTSDRVTDALVAAADRGVTVRVLVDDAPVGGLSAREVAALDRLQEGGVSVRVLGGEAARYDYHHAKYLVADDRALVLTENWKPSGTGGHANRGWGVVLNGTEPVGALNRTFNADWTAHDAEPWLDNRESVDPVLREPAGGSYPTRFEPATVPVESTTVLVAPDNAEESLVSLVAGAESSVRVEQMSVGGVDTPLVQAAIAAARNGTRVRILLSSAWYAEDENGRVVERLNAIAEREGLEMEARLVDPAGRFGKLHAKGVVVDERHVVVGSVNWNRNSLRDNREVAVVLTGDGAGRYYADAFDADWRGGAGGGENVEPRLLWVAAIAAAALAVLVCWRRVQFEYEGELQG; translated from the coding sequence GTGTCCGTCGTCCCTGCCGATGCCCTCGTCGCGATCGTCCTCCTGAGCCTGGCAGCGATGGCTGGCGTGGTCGTCGCCGATGCCGACGCGCCCACGGCCGGCGACCGGGATGCACTCTCCCCGCCCAACGAGACCACCGATGGGCCAGCGCTGGTCGCGGTGCTCCCGAACCCCGTCGCCGAGGGCGACGCCGGCGAGTACGTCGTCGCGTCGTTCCCCGACCCCACCGCTATCGGGAACTGGACGCTCGGCGACGACGACGGCACCGCGGCACTCCCGAACGTCACCGTCTCGGGTCGCGTCGCGTTCACCGCCACACCGGCCGCGCTCCCGCCCGACGCGAACGAGTCGGTCGACCGGGTCGTCCCGGTCGACGGCCTCCCGCGGCTCGCCAACGGCGGCGAGCGGGTCGTCCTCGCCCGGAACGGCTCGCGGGTCGCCGTGCTCGCCTACGCCGACGCACCGGAGGCGGAACGCTGGACCGGCGACGCGTGGGTCCCACGGGGTGCGACCGACTTCGAACCCGGCCAGGGTGGCCCCGGCGAAGTTCGCGCCTTCGTCACGCCCGACACCGCGGTCCCGCTCGACGCCATCGCCGCCGCCGACGACCGCGTCCTGCTCGCGGGCTACACGTACACCTCGGACCGGGTGACCGACGCGCTCGTCGCAGCGGCCGACCGCGGCGTGACGGTCCGTGTGCTCGTCGACGACGCGCCCGTCGGTGGCCTCTCCGCCCGGGAGGTCGCCGCACTCGACCGCCTGCAGGAGGGCGGCGTCTCGGTCCGGGTGCTCGGTGGTGAGGCCGCCCGCTACGACTACCACCACGCGAAGTACCTCGTCGCCGACGACCGGGCGCTCGTGCTCACCGAGAACTGGAAGCCCTCCGGCACCGGCGGCCACGCGAACCGGGGCTGGGGCGTCGTGCTGAACGGCACCGAGCCGGTCGGTGCGCTGAACCGGACGTTCAACGCGGACTGGACGGCACACGACGCCGAACCCTGGCTCGACAATCGGGAGTCGGTCGACCCGGTGCTCCGCGAGCCGGCTGGTGGGTCGTACCCGACGCGCTTCGAGCCCGCGACGGTGCCGGTCGAGTCGACGACCGTCCTCGTCGCGCCGGACAACGCCGAGGAGTCACTGGTCTCGCTGGTCGCCGGCGCGGAGTCGTCGGTCCGCGTCGAGCAGATGAGCGTCGGCGGGGTCGACACGCCGCTCGTGCAGGCGGCCATCGCGGCCGCGCGGAACGGCACACGGGTCAGGATCCTCCTGAGCAGCGCGTGGTACGCCGAGGACGAGAACGGCCGCGTCGTGGAGCGACTGAACGCCATCGCCGAGCGGGAGGGACTCGAGATGGAGGCCCGACTCGTCGACCCCGCCGGTCGGTTCGGGAAGCTGCACGCGAAGGGCGTCGTCGTCGACGAGCGCCACGTCGTCGTCGGCAGCGTGAACTGGAACCGGAACTCGTTGCGGGACAACCGCGAGGTCGCGGTCGTGCTGACGGGCGACGGGGCCGGGCGGTACTACGCCGATGCCTTCGACGCGGACTGGCGCGGCGGCGCTGGTGGTGGGGAGAACGTGGAACCGCGGCTGCTCTGGGTCGCCGCGATCGCGGCCGCCGCGCTCGCGGTGCTGGTCTGTTGGCGACGGGTCCAGTTCGAGTACGAGGGCGAGCTACAGGGGTGA
- a CDS encoding DHH family phosphoesterase produces MTTDSVGDDAGDGDVPVVYDLAPDCTVEDIESDTPYLATVNGIVEYGIFVDLSDAVSGLVHESTLDGTFAVDDELVVEVDNVRDDGDISFAPVDLADYRVEAVDHDYRPTATTALDTNLGEQVHVEGIVTQIKQTGGPTIFQVRDEHGVVPAAAFEAAGVRAYPEVAVDDVVRVTGVVETREESVQLEVGSLTAIEDDEATDVRERIDAATAEWAEPHDVEPLVEWEAFEKLRDDIREVARLLRETVIEGRPIRVRHHADGDGMCASVPVQRAIEGFIAEVHQDPSAPRHLFKRLPSKAPFYEMEDATRDLNFALEDRAKHGQKLPLVLMLDNGSTEEDVPAYETLAHYDIPIVALDHHHPDPEAVDPLLDAHVNPYLYDEDYRITTGMMCVELARMIYPDLTDDLRHVPAVAGLSDRSKAEAMSDYLALAADEGYDEDDLQAISEALDYGAHWLRYDSGRHLIDDVLNIGVDDEDRHRRLVDVLSTRAEEAVDDQLDAALSHVEHESLDNDAHLYTIDVENHAHRFTYPAPGKTTGEIHDRKVEETGDPVITIGYGPDFAVLRSDGVRLDIPQMVTELDEEIVGGGVSGGGHLVVGSIKFVKGRREEVIDALVEKMAEADLDEDLSSASPLTE; encoded by the coding sequence ATGACAACCGACTCCGTCGGCGACGACGCTGGCGACGGGGACGTGCCGGTCGTCTACGACCTCGCACCCGACTGCACGGTCGAAGACATCGAGTCCGACACGCCCTACCTCGCCACCGTCAACGGCATCGTCGAGTACGGTATCTTCGTCGACCTCTCCGACGCTGTCTCGGGTCTCGTCCACGAATCGACCCTCGACGGCACGTTCGCCGTCGACGACGAACTGGTCGTCGAGGTCGACAACGTCCGCGACGACGGCGACATCTCCTTCGCGCCCGTCGATCTCGCGGACTACCGCGTCGAGGCCGTCGACCACGACTACCGTCCGACCGCGACGACCGCGCTCGACACCAACCTCGGCGAGCAGGTCCACGTCGAGGGCATCGTCACACAGATCAAGCAGACCGGCGGCCCGACCATCTTCCAGGTCCGAGACGAACACGGCGTCGTCCCGGCGGCCGCGTTCGAGGCCGCAGGCGTCCGCGCCTATCCCGAGGTCGCCGTCGACGACGTGGTGCGCGTGACCGGCGTCGTCGAGACCCGTGAGGAGTCGGTCCAGCTCGAGGTGGGGTCGCTCACCGCCATCGAGGACGACGAGGCGACCGACGTGCGCGAGCGCATCGACGCCGCGACCGCCGAGTGGGCCGAACCCCACGACGTCGAGCCCCTCGTCGAGTGGGAGGCGTTCGAGAAGCTCCGCGACGACATCCGCGAGGTCGCCCGACTGCTCCGCGAGACGGTCATCGAGGGACGGCCCATCCGCGTCCGACACCACGCCGACGGCGACGGGATGTGCGCCTCGGTTCCGGTCCAGCGCGCGATCGAGGGCTTCATCGCCGAGGTCCATCAGGACCCGAGCGCACCGCGACACCTGTTCAAGCGCCTCCCGAGCAAGGCCCCCTTCTACGAGATGGAGGACGCCACCCGCGACCTCAACTTCGCGCTGGAGGACCGCGCCAAGCACGGCCAGAAGCTCCCGCTCGTCCTCATGCTCGACAACGGCTCGACCGAGGAGGACGTGCCCGCCTACGAGACGCTGGCCCACTACGACATCCCCATCGTCGCGCTCGACCACCACCACCCCGACCCGGAGGCGGTCGACCCGCTGCTCGACGCCCACGTCAACCCCTACCTGTACGACGAGGACTACCGCATCACGACGGGCATGATGTGCGTCGAGCTGGCCCGGATGATCTACCCGGACCTCACCGACGACCTGCGCCACGTGCCCGCCGTCGCCGGCCTCTCGGACCGCTCGAAGGCCGAGGCCATGAGCGACTACCTCGCACTCGCCGCCGACGAGGGCTACGACGAGGACGACCTGCAGGCCATCAGCGAGGCGCTGGACTACGGCGCGCACTGGCTCCGCTACGACTCCGGCCGCCACCTCATCGACGACGTGCTCAACATCGGCGTCGACGACGAGGACCGGCACCGCCGGCTCGTCGACGTGCTCTCCACCCGCGCCGAGGAGGCCGTCGACGACCAGCTCGACGCCGCGCTGTCCCACGTCGAGCACGAGTCCCTCGACAACGACGCGCACCTCTACACCATCGACGTGGAGAACCACGCCCACCGGTTCACCTACCCCGCGCCCGGCAAGACCACCGGCGAGATCCACGACCGGAAGGTCGAGGAGACGGGCGACCCCGTCATCACCATCGGGTACGGCCCGGACTTCGCCGTCCTCCGCTCGGACGGCGTCCGCCTCGACATCCCGCAGATGGTCACCGAGCTCGACGAGGAGATCGTCGGCGGCGGCGTCTCCGGCGGCGGCCACCTCGTCGTCGGCTCCATCAAGTTCGTGAAGGGCCGGCGGGAGGAGGTCATCGACGCGCTCGTCGAGAAGATGGCCGAGGCCGACCTCGACGAGGACCTCAGCAGCGCCTCGCCGCTCACCGAGTAA